One window of the bacterium genome contains the following:
- the rpsS gene encoding 30S ribosomal protein S19, producing the protein MARSIKKGPFVDDHLLRKVQTMEESGDKKVVKTWSRRSMIIPEMVGYTFAVHNGNKFIPVFVSENMVGQRLGEFSPTRTYKGHASKADRRGKK; encoded by the coding sequence TTGGCCAGGTCCATTAAAAAAGGCCCCTTTGTGGACGATCACCTTTTAAGGAAGGTGCAAACCATGGAGGAGAGCGGTGATAAAAAGGTTGTCAAGACATGGTCCAGAAGGTCCATGATCATCCCCGAGATGGTGGGTTACACCTTCGCTGTCCACAACGGGAATAAATTCATACCGGTCTTCGTATCCGAGAATATGGTCGGGCAAAGACTTGGGGAGTTTTCTCCTACGCGGACATACAAGGGCCACGCATCCAAGGCCGACAGGCGAGGTAAGAAGTAA
- the rplN gene encoding 50S ribosomal protein L14 → MIKVETILDVADNSGAKKVLCFRILGGSKRKSASVGDIIVVSVKEAVPESKVKKGEVHKAVIVRTKKEVRRPDGSYIRFDNNAAVIINEAREPIGTRIFGPISRELRVKNFMKIVSLAPEVL, encoded by the coding sequence ATGATCAAGGTTGAAACGATACTCGACGTTGCCGATAACAGCGGTGCCAAAAAGGTCCTGTGTTTCAGGATTCTCGGCGGATCCAAGCGTAAATCGGCCAGCGTGGGCGACATAATAGTAGTTTCTGTCAAAGAGGCCGTACCCGAATCCAAAGTAAAAAAAGGAGAGGTGCACAAGGCCGTTATCGTCCGGACAAAAAAAGAAGTTCGCAGACCGGACGGTTCTTACATCCGTTTCGACAACAACGCGGCGGTTATTATCAACGAGGCACGAGAGCCGATCGGTACGCGTATTTTCGGCCCCATTTCCCGGGAGTTGAGAGTGAAGAACTTCATGAAGATCGTCTCCCTCGCACCCGAGGTCCTCTAG
- the infA gene encoding translation initiation factor IF-1 has protein sequence MAKEEAIEVEGTVVEPLPNAMFRVELENGHQVLAHISGKMRMHYIRILPGDKVTVELSPYDLTRGRITYRAK, from the coding sequence ATGGCTAAGGAAGAAGCGATTGAAGTGGAAGGGACAGTAGTCGAGCCTCTGCCTAACGCCATGTTCCGTGTGGAGCTGGAGAACGGGCATCAGGTACTCGCCCACATCTCTGGGAAAATGCGGATGCATTATATAAGGATTTTGCCTGGGGACAAGGTCACGGTTGAACTGTCTCCTTACGACCTGACCCGGGGCAGAATCACCTATAGGGCAAAGTAG
- the rpsQ gene encoding 30S ribosomal protein S17, whose amino-acid sequence MKSTQRKIISGTVVSSRMEKTAVVQVQRRFAHPVFKKYVSKRVKYKVHDETNDLNVGDIVRIVETRPLSKNKRWRLLEVLERGPQV is encoded by the coding sequence ATTAAAAGCACCCAACGGAAGATCATTAGCGGTACAGTGGTGAGCAGCCGTATGGAAAAAACAGCTGTTGTCCAGGTCCAGAGACGTTTTGCCCATCCTGTATTCAAAAAGTATGTGAGCAAGCGAGTCAAGTACAAGGTCCACGATGAAACGAACGACCTTAACGTTGGCGACATTGTCAGGATCGTCGAAACAAGGCCGCTTTCTAAAAACAAGAGGTGGCGGCTCCTTGAAGTTCTGGAGCGGGGTCCACAGGTCTGA
- the rplX gene encoding 50S ribosomal protein L24: MSGIAIKKNDFVVVTAGKEKGKKGKVLRVLREKDRVIVEKVNFIKRHQKPSSGQKQGGIIEREGPLHLSNVMLFCEKCGKGVRIRRQRLEDGHAVRLCAGCGESFD; this comes from the coding sequence ATGTCTGGGATTGCTATCAAAAAGAACGATTTCGTCGTTGTTACGGCGGGGAAAGAAAAGGGTAAAAAGGGCAAGGTACTCCGTGTCCTGAGGGAAAAGGATAGGGTAATTGTGGAAAAGGTGAATTTCATCAAACGCCATCAGAAACCCTCCAGTGGCCAGAAGCAAGGTGGCATAATTGAGCGGGAAGGGCCTTTGCACCTTTCCAACGTCATGCTTTTCTGTGAAAAGTGTGGCAAAGGCGTCCGGATCCGCAGGCAGCGCTTGGAGGATGGTCATGCCGTCCGTCTATGTGCCGGTTGTGGCGAATCCTTTGACTGA
- the rplF gene encoding 50S ribosomal protein L6: protein MSRIGKQPVLIPSGVEVKLDGRKATVKGPKGLLSRDLPLGVKIEIGSDSLQVLPPSRPREKTAFQGLTRSLLSNMVVGVSEGYKKELDMVGVGYRAMSKDKGLEIHVGFSHPVEFPLPEGISAEVDKSNRITISGIDKEKVGQTAADIRAIRPPEPYKGKGIMYVGEKIRRKAGKTGV, encoded by the coding sequence ATGTCGAGAATAGGAAAACAGCCGGTTCTCATCCCTAGCGGGGTCGAAGTCAAACTTGATGGGCGCAAGGCAACGGTCAAGGGACCCAAGGGACTTCTGAGCCGGGATCTCCCTTTGGGAGTCAAGATCGAAATCGGCAGCGACAGCCTTCAGGTGCTCCCACCCTCCCGACCCAGGGAAAAGACCGCTTTCCAGGGCCTGACTCGCAGCCTGCTCAGCAATATGGTGGTGGGTGTTTCGGAGGGGTACAAAAAAGAGTTGGATATGGTGGGTGTAGGCTACAGGGCAATGTCCAAAGATAAGGGTCTCGAGATTCATGTTGGTTTTTCTCACCCGGTGGAATTTCCTCTGCCAGAGGGTATTTCAGCTGAGGTAGATAAATCAAACCGGATCACCATAAGCGGTATCGACAAGGAAAAGGTCGGTCAGACTGCGGCTGATATTCGGGCGATCAGGCCCCCCGAACCCTACAAGGGCAAGGGGATAATGTACGTCGGGGAAAAAATCAGGCGCAAGGCCGGGAAAACAGGCGTATAA
- the rplR gene encoding 50S ribosomal protein L18, which translates to MGRIEDKKRNRLNRRRRIRGKIHGTAERPRLSIFRSTRHIYAQIINDDIGAVVASASTMEAQLRGSNKSCGNVDAAREVGKLLAERAATKKIEAVSFDRGGFKYHGRVKALAEAVRDGGLKF; encoded by the coding sequence GTGGGCAGGATTGAAGACAAGAAGAGGAACCGCCTGAACAGGCGGAGGCGCATACGGGGCAAGATACACGGGACCGCGGAAAGGCCGCGACTGTCGATCTTCAGGAGCACCCGTCATATATATGCCCAAATCATCAATGATGATATAGGTGCTGTAGTGGCAAGTGCATCGACCATGGAAGCACAGCTCCGAGGATCAAACAAGAGCTGCGGAAATGTCGACGCGGCCCGGGAGGTTGGAAAACTCCTGGCTGAGCGTGCTGCAACGAAGAAAATCGAGGCGGTTTCCTTTGACCGGGGCGGGTTCAAATACCACGGCCGGGTCAAGGCGCTAGCGGAAGCCGTCAGGGACGGGGGCCTGAAGTTTTAG
- a CDS encoding type Z 30S ribosomal protein S14, with product MAKKSLVNKAKRKPKYAVRAYNRCPICGRSRAYLRRFAMCRICFRNRALAGEIPGVVKASW from the coding sequence ATGGCTAAGAAATCTCTAGTTAACAAAGCCAAACGAAAACCCAAATACGCTGTCCGCGCATACAACAGATGTCCCATCTGTGGCCGGTCCCGGGCGTACCTGAGACGCTTCGCTATGTGTAGGATCTGTTTCAGGAACCGGGCCCTTGCTGGAGAAATTCCGGGCGTCGTTAAGGCAAGCTGGTAG
- the rplV gene encoding 50S ribosomal protein L22: MESTAKARHVRIAPRKVRLVMDMVRGKPVTEALQTLGLLQKAASPVVAKVIKSAVANAENNHDMSTDGLIIAKAFVDEGPTLKRHMPRAMGRATMIRKRTSHITVVLSEK, encoded by the coding sequence ATGGAATCGACAGCAAAAGCAAGGCATGTACGGATCGCACCAAGGAAGGTGAGGCTGGTCATGGATATGGTCCGGGGCAAACCGGTGACTGAAGCTCTTCAGACCCTCGGTCTGCTACAGAAAGCGGCATCGCCTGTAGTTGCCAAGGTGATCAAGTCCGCTGTTGCCAATGCGGAGAATAATCACGACATGAGCACAGATGGCCTCATTATTGCCAAGGCCTTCGTGGATGAGGGTCCTACCCTTAAGAGGCACATGCCTCGAGCCATGGGCCGAGCTACCATGATCCGTAAGAGGACCAGTCATATTACTGTAGTCCTCTCAGAGAAGTAA
- the rpmJ gene encoding 50S ribosomal protein L36 → MKVRPSVKKMCDKCKIIRRKRVVRVLCENPKHKQRQG, encoded by the coding sequence ATGAAAGTTCGACCTTCTGTAAAGAAGATGTGTGACAAATGCAAGATCATCCGGCGCAAACGCGTTGTCCGGGTGCTCTGTGAGAACCCTAAGCATAAGCAGCGTCAGGGCTGA
- the rpsE gene encoding 30S ribosomal protein S5 has protein sequence MKKAFKQPLRDVTIDETELIDKVVFINRVAKVVKGGRRFRFSALVVVGDGKGLVGVGYGKANEVPEAIRKGIENAKKSLYRIPLKGTTIHHQVMGRWGAARVLLKPASAGTGVIAGGPVRAMMEALGVKDILTKSLGTNNPNNVLKAVMEGLLSIRSPEVIADIRGKKVSEILHG, from the coding sequence ATGAAAAAAGCCTTTAAGCAACCGTTGAGAGACGTGACCATCGACGAGACTGAACTCATCGATAAGGTCGTATTTATCAACCGTGTAGCCAAAGTCGTTAAGGGTGGGCGTAGATTTCGCTTCAGTGCCCTTGTGGTGGTAGGTGACGGTAAGGGTCTCGTGGGTGTAGGGTACGGGAAGGCCAACGAAGTGCCCGAAGCAATCCGCAAGGGGATTGAAAACGCAAAGAAAAGCCTCTACAGGATTCCCCTGAAAGGTACCACTATCCACCACCAGGTCATGGGGAGATGGGGAGCTGCAAGGGTCCTCCTGAAGCCAGCCAGTGCGGGTACCGGAGTTATTGCCGGAGGTCCTGTGAGGGCCATGATGGAGGCCCTGGGTGTCAAAGATATTCTTACCAAGTCTCTCGGGACCAACAACCCCAACAACGTTCTTAAAGCTGTTATGGAAGGTCTCCTTTCCATCAGGAGTCCGGAAGTCATAGCGGATATTCGCGGCAAGAAGGTCAGCGAGATACTGCACGGCTAG
- the secY gene encoding preprotein translocase subunit SecY has product MLASLLNIFKIPELKRRIFFTFGLLAIYRVGAHIPTPGIDGNALGEFFKQAAGTLLGFFDMFAGGALERMAIFALGIMPYISASIIIQLLTVVIPHLERLAKEGEAGRRTIIRYTRYGTVGLAAFQSFGISIGLEQMTSPGGAAIVPNPGWGFRLMTVLTMTAGTAFIMWLGEQITERGIGNGISLIIFAGIVARMPQATWQTFTLLRTGEISAFLMLFVLVLMVAAVGFIIFMERGQRKIPVQYAKRVVGRKMYGGQSTHLPLKVNTAGVIPPIFASSILMFPATIAGFIKNPFMEAIANTFAPGRPLYTVVYVGLIIFFCYFYTAIQFNPVDVADNLKKYGGYIPGIRPGRKTSEFIDRVLSRITFAGALYLSAVCVLPEILYRIFNVPFYFGGTGLLIVIGVALDTVTQIETHLVTRHYEGFMKKGRIKGRR; this is encoded by the coding sequence TTGCTTGCCAGCCTGCTGAACATCTTCAAGATACCTGAGCTGAAAAGACGGATTTTCTTTACTTTCGGTTTATTGGCTATTTACCGGGTCGGAGCTCATATTCCCACACCCGGTATAGACGGAAATGCCCTGGGCGAGTTCTTTAAACAGGCTGCCGGGACACTTCTGGGGTTTTTCGACATGTTTGCGGGTGGCGCCCTCGAGAGAATGGCCATCTTCGCTCTCGGGATCATGCCTTACATCTCGGCAAGCATTATCATTCAGCTGCTCACGGTGGTTATACCCCATTTGGAACGTTTGGCTAAAGAAGGGGAGGCTGGCCGCCGTACGATCATCAGGTACACCCGCTATGGAACAGTCGGTCTTGCCGCCTTTCAAAGCTTTGGAATCTCCATAGGACTTGAGCAGATGACAAGCCCGGGCGGAGCGGCCATTGTCCCGAATCCCGGTTGGGGATTCAGACTCATGACCGTTCTCACGATGACGGCCGGAACGGCCTTTATCATGTGGTTGGGTGAACAGATCACCGAAAGAGGGATCGGAAACGGGATATCACTTATCATTTTCGCCGGAATCGTTGCCAGGATGCCGCAGGCCACGTGGCAGACATTCACTCTTCTTAGAACTGGTGAAATATCGGCATTCCTGATGCTTTTCGTTCTTGTGCTTATGGTGGCGGCTGTGGGCTTCATTATCTTCATGGAGCGGGGTCAGCGAAAGATCCCAGTTCAATACGCCAAGCGGGTTGTGGGCAGAAAGATGTACGGCGGACAGAGCACCCATTTACCGTTGAAAGTCAACACCGCTGGCGTGATCCCGCCCATCTTCGCCTCTTCAATTCTGATGTTTCCGGCGACCATAGCAGGGTTCATCAAAAACCCCTTCATGGAGGCGATTGCAAACACCTTCGCCCCAGGGCGGCCGCTTTACACCGTAGTTTATGTCGGGCTTATCATCTTTTTCTGTTATTTCTACACGGCGATTCAGTTCAACCCCGTGGACGTGGCTGATAACCTGAAGAAGTATGGGGGTTATATTCCAGGTATACGCCCCGGCAGGAAGACTTCGGAGTTCATTGATCGTGTTCTTTCACGGATAACCTTCGCCGGAGCGCTCTACCTGTCGGCTGTCTGTGTATTGCCAGAGATCCTCTATCGAATTTTCAATGTACCGTTTTATTTCGGTGGGACGGGGCTCCTTATCGTCATCGGTGTGGCGTTAGACACCGTCACCCAGATAGAGACCCACCTGGTGACCAGACACTACGAAGGTTTTATGAAGAAGGGTAGAATCAAGGGGAGGCGATGA
- the rplO gene encoding 50S ribosomal protein L15 has translation MLYRLTPSKGSVRNRKRVGRGPGSGSGKTCGRGHNGQWSRSGGGVKAGFEGGQMPLQRRLPKRGFTNIFRTEYTVVNLRDLDRVQDVDVIDPDLMVKLRLARKGMPVKILAEGDLARAVTVRAHKISAAAASKIEKAGGKVEII, from the coding sequence ATGCTTTACAGACTAACGCCGTCAAAGGGCTCAGTCAGGAACCGTAAACGTGTTGGACGCGGCCCTGGCAGTGGTTCAGGCAAGACCTGCGGTCGCGGTCACAACGGCCAGTGGTCCCGTTCGGGTGGCGGAGTCAAAGCCGGCTTCGAGGGTGGTCAGATGCCCCTGCAGCGGCGACTCCCCAAACGCGGCTTCACTAACATATTCCGTACCGAGTACACGGTGGTCAACCTCCGTGATCTTGACCGGGTTCAGGATGTGGATGTTATCGATCCCGACCTGATGGTCAAGTTACGTCTCGCTCGCAAAGGGATGCCGGTGAAGATCCTCGCTGAGGGGGACCTTGCTCGTGCCGTTACCGTTAGGGCACATAAAATCAGCGCTGCGGCGGCCTCCAAGATCGAAAAGGCCGGCGGAAAAGTAGAGATCATCTGA
- the map gene encoding type I methionyl aminopeptidase, whose product MIHRKSAAEIAIMQEGGRVVAKVLQRMKEVVRPGITTMDIEEEADHMARTLEVVPAFKGYNGYPAVICVSVNEEVVHGIPSRSRVLKDGDIVGLDFGALYKGFYADAAVTLSVGETLPETLRLLEVTRDALYIGIEAAIVGNRIGDISHSVQSHVEKNGMSVVKVFVGHGIGRSLHEEPQIPNYGDSQCGVRLKKGMTLAIEPMVNAGSDDIRVLDDGWTAVTTDGSLSAHFEHTIAVTENGPKILTIDETFGEEKRN is encoded by the coding sequence ATGATCCATAGGAAGTCGGCTGCTGAAATAGCCATCATGCAGGAGGGTGGCCGTGTTGTAGCAAAGGTCCTTCAGAGAATGAAGGAGGTGGTTAGACCCGGTATAACCACCATGGATATTGAGGAAGAAGCAGACCATATGGCACGAACCCTGGAGGTTGTTCCGGCTTTCAAGGGCTACAATGGGTATCCAGCTGTTATCTGCGTGTCAGTGAATGAAGAAGTAGTACACGGCATCCCGTCCAGGAGCAGAGTCCTCAAGGATGGAGATATCGTTGGACTGGATTTTGGAGCCCTTTACAAAGGGTTTTATGCTGATGCAGCTGTCACTCTGTCGGTCGGGGAAACGCTTCCGGAGACCCTTCGACTCCTGGAGGTTACCCGGGATGCTCTTTACATAGGAATCGAAGCCGCTATTGTGGGCAACCGTATAGGAGATATCTCCCACTCCGTCCAGAGCCATGTGGAGAAAAACGGGATGTCTGTGGTCAAGGTTTTCGTCGGTCACGGAATAGGACGGAGCCTGCACGAGGAACCGCAGATACCCAACTACGGTGATTCCCAGTGCGGGGTTCGTCTCAAGAAGGGTATGACGCTTGCGATCGAACCAATGGTTAACGCCGGATCGGACGATATTCGTGTTTTGGATGACGGTTGGACGGCTGTCACCACCGACGGTAGCCTGTCAGCCCATTTCGAGCACACCATTGCGGTAACAGAAAATGGGCCGAAGATTCTGACCATCGATGAAACGTTTGGGGAGGAGAAAAGGAACTGA
- the rplE gene encoding 50S ribosomal protein L5, whose product MSDIKNRYREEVVPAMMKTFNYKNVMQVPRLEKIVLNMGLGEALENARILDTSMEELATITGQRPVLTRARKSIANFKLREGNPIGCCVTLRRARMYDFIYRLLNIALPRVRDFKGVSLRAFDGRGNYTLGVREQLIFPEVNYDDVEKTKGMNITIVTSAKTDEEAKELLALIGMPFRK is encoded by the coding sequence ATGAGTGACATTAAGAATAGATACAGGGAAGAAGTCGTCCCGGCCATGATGAAGACGTTCAATTACAAGAACGTCATGCAGGTGCCGAGACTGGAAAAGATCGTGCTTAACATGGGTCTGGGTGAGGCGTTGGAAAATGCACGCATCCTTGACACCTCCATGGAAGAACTGGCCACGATCACAGGCCAGAGACCTGTGCTTACGAGGGCCAGAAAATCAATCGCTAATTTTAAGCTACGGGAGGGCAACCCCATTGGGTGTTGTGTGACCCTGAGAAGAGCGCGGATGTACGATTTCATTTACCGGCTTCTCAATATCGCACTTCCAAGGGTAAGGGACTTCAAGGGAGTGTCTCTCAGGGCTTTTGACGGACGGGGCAACTATACCCTCGGTGTCCGGGAGCAGCTTATTTTCCCGGAAGTTAATTACGACGATGTCGAGAAGACCAAAGGCATGAATATTACCATCGTTACGAGCGCCAAGACCGACGAAGAGGCCAAAGAGCTCCTGGCCCTTATTGGTATGCCGTTCAGAAAGTAG
- a CDS encoding adenylate kinase translates to MDFILLGPPGAGKGTQAKLMVDKWNIPQVSTGDILRAAVREGTTLGVEARGFMDKGELVPDRVVIGIIAERLKEDDAVNGFILDGFPRTIPQAEALQQILDGLDRAIDHVISIEVEDEELVTRLTGRRMCKECGESFHVVFNPSSREGICDRCSGELYQRDDDKEETIRQRLAVYSAQTQPLISHYEKQGKLRRIPGTGSIENIFSRVLEAAGN, encoded by the coding sequence ATGGATTTTATTCTGCTGGGTCCTCCTGGGGCCGGTAAAGGAACTCAGGCCAAGTTGATGGTGGACAAATGGAATATTCCCCAGGTCTCCACCGGGGACATTCTTCGCGCAGCTGTTCGCGAGGGCACGACCCTGGGTGTTGAAGCCAGGGGTTTCATGGATAAAGGAGAACTGGTTCCTGATAGAGTCGTCATCGGTATCATTGCCGAGAGGCTCAAGGAAGATGACGCTGTCAACGGTTTTATTCTTGACGGTTTTCCGAGAACCATCCCACAGGCAGAGGCGCTTCAACAGATCCTTGATGGCCTTGATAGAGCCATCGACCATGTTATCAGCATTGAGGTCGAAGACGAGGAACTGGTGACTCGGTTGACAGGGCGCAGGATGTGCAAGGAATGCGGTGAAAGCTTTCATGTCGTTTTCAACCCCTCTTCCCGTGAGGGCATCTGCGATCGCTGCAGCGGTGAATTGTACCAGCGGGATGATGACAAGGAAGAGACCATACGACAGCGCCTGGCCGTCTACAGTGCGCAGACTCAGCCTCTCATTTCCCATTATGAAAAACAGGGAAAGCTGAGGCGCATACCGGGGACAGGCAGTATCGAGAATATTTTTTCCCGGGTTCTTGAGGCTGCTGGGAACTGA
- the rplP gene encoding 50S ribosomal protein L16, producing the protein MLMPKKVKYRKQMKGRMRGAAMRGNKLSFGDFGLQALTPGWLTARQIESARIAITRHVKRGGKVWIRVFPHKPITSKPAETRMGKGKGSPEAWVAVVRPGRVLYELEGVTEAVAKEAMRLASHKLPIKTKILVREEI; encoded by the coding sequence ATGTTAATGCCCAAAAAGGTTAAATACAGAAAACAGATGAAGGGCCGTATGAGAGGCGCCGCGATGAGGGGCAATAAGCTCAGCTTCGGGGATTTTGGACTCCAAGCTCTTACGCCTGGATGGCTGACAGCGCGCCAGATCGAATCAGCCCGTATCGCCATCACCAGGCACGTCAAAAGGGGTGGCAAGGTATGGATTCGTGTCTTCCCCCACAAACCCATTACAAGTAAACCCGCAGAAACCAGGATGGGTAAGGGTAAGGGTTCACCGGAGGCATGGGTAGCGGTGGTGAGGCCAGGCCGCGTTTTATACGAACTTGAAGGTGTTACTGAAGCCGTTGCCAAAGAGGCCATGAGGCTTGCCTCTCACAAACTCCCTATTAAAACCAAGATTCTGGTCAGGGAGGAAATATAA
- the rpmD gene encoding 50S ribosomal protein L30, which translates to MGKIDVTLVKSTIGRPGKHHKVVRSLGLRKLNQTVRHEDNPCIRGMVDKVSHLLRVETVEEE; encoded by the coding sequence ATGGGAAAGATCGACGTGACATTGGTGAAAAGCACCATAGGCAGACCGGGTAAACACCACAAGGTGGTGCGTAGCCTGGGATTGAGAAAGCTAAACCAGACAGTTCGGCACGAGGACAACCCCTGTATCAGGGGGATGGTCGATAAGGTATCCCATCTCCTCCGGGTCGAGACTGTGGAGGAAGAATAG
- the rpsH gene encoding 30S ribosomal protein S8: MSMTDPIADMLTRVRNALMAGKEKVDVPASALKEGIARILKEEGYIINYRVIEDTNQGVLRITLKYGDPDAPAIENLKRISKPGRRVYVGAKQVPRVLNGLGIAILSTSKGILTDRESKVQNVGGEVLCYIW; this comes from the coding sequence ATGTCCATGACTGATCCCATCGCTGATATGCTTACGAGAGTCCGAAACGCTCTCATGGCCGGCAAGGAGAAAGTTGATGTACCCGCTTCCGCGCTGAAGGAAGGTATCGCACGGATACTGAAGGAGGAGGGTTACATCATAAATTACAGGGTGATCGAGGATACCAATCAAGGTGTACTCCGGATCACCCTAAAGTACGGAGATCCAGACGCTCCGGCCATTGAGAACCTGAAGCGGATCAGCAAGCCTGGGCGGCGAGTTTATGTGGGTGCCAAACAGGTTCCGAGAGTGCTCAACGGGCTCGGAATTGCTATTCTGTCAACTTCCAAAGGTATTCTTACTGACAGGGAGTCCAAGGTTCAAAACGTGGGCGGTGAGGTCCTCTGCTATATCTGGTAA
- the rpmC gene encoding 50S ribosomal protein L29 translates to MKPSELRDLTLEELRQKESDLNSELFNLRFQLATNQLENPMRLPLTKKDLARVKTVIAQKEQSAERTE, encoded by the coding sequence ATGAAGCCAAGTGAACTTCGTGATCTGACACTGGAGGAGCTTCGGCAGAAGGAAAGCGACCTTAATTCGGAGCTGTTCAACCTGCGTTTTCAACTTGCGACCAACCAGCTGGAGAACCCAATGCGACTGCCGCTGACCAAAAAGGATCTGGCGCGGGTCAAAACCGTGATAGCCCAGAAAGAGCAGTCGGCCGAGAGGACTGAGTGA
- the rpsC gene encoding 30S ribosomal protein S3, producing the protein MGQKVHPTGFRLGVIKDWDSRWYAEKDYAKLLHEDIRIRDYIKGRLFSAGVSKIIIERTAKRARINIHAARPGIIIGKKGSEVEGLRREIQKMTEKDIFINIVEVRKPEIEAQLVAENIAGQLERRVAFRRALKRSVSSALRFGAEGIKVMVAGRLNGAEMSRREWYREGRVPLQTLRADIDYGFAEAKTTYGIIGVKVWVFKGMITGKEAAGDENQA; encoded by the coding sequence TTGGGCCAGAAAGTTCACCCAACAGGTTTTCGTTTAGGCGTTATCAAGGACTGGGATTCACGCTGGTACGCTGAAAAAGATTACGCAAAACTGCTTCATGAGGATATTCGTATCCGCGACTACATAAAGGGGCGGCTCTTCAGTGCCGGTGTGTCGAAAATCATCATCGAGAGAACGGCTAAGCGTGCGAGGATCAATATCCATGCGGCTCGGCCTGGGATAATAATTGGAAAGAAGGGTTCCGAAGTCGAAGGTTTGCGCCGCGAGATCCAGAAGATGACCGAAAAAGACATCTTCATCAATATCGTTGAGGTCAGGAAACCGGAAATAGAGGCCCAGCTGGTCGCGGAAAATATCGCCGGACAGCTTGAAAGACGTGTTGCCTTCAGGCGTGCTCTGAAAAGGAGCGTTTCTTCAGCTCTCAGGTTCGGTGCCGAAGGGATCAAGGTCATGGTCGCCGGGCGCCTTAACGGTGCCGAGATGTCCCGCCGGGAATGGTACAGGGAAGGTCGTGTGCCGCTTCAGACACTCAGGGCCGACATCGATTACGGTTTTGCGGAGGCCAAGACGACCTACGGGATCATCGGTGTGAAGGTGTGGGTCTTCAAGGGAATGATCACAGGGAAAGAGGCGGCCGGAGACGAGAACCAGGCCTGA